ATTACCAAATTTAACATAATCTTTCACATCGAATTTGATCAAGTGACCCTATGCGTACAATGATTTTGGGGTTAGCGAATTTTTAACATAACATTGTCGTGGATTTTACATCACTAGTTGAATGTCACCTTTTGGGTGACAAATTGTGTAGGTTGGTCGTTATTGGTCAACTTGATTACGATCAAATCTAATACTTCCCCtagtccctgaaaagtatgaaaatttggttcgacacgagttttaatgcataattggcaaaataagaataagatagaaagaaaaagtaattaaagtattgtcaGTGGAGAATGTGTcctacctcattagagagaaaagagtttccaaaatcagaaagttcatacttttcatgaacggactaaaaaggaaatagttcatactcagtttgtcatttcggtccgtcccacaataagagtcacacttcactaactcacttcgctaacattttattataaaaacaatataaaaaatggatcacatattctactaacttttccaacccactatttttacatttcttaaaactcgtgcccacgtCAAGTGTGACttctattatgggacgaagggagtacttttCATGGGCGGATGGAGTAAGACCTATCCTGAAGCCGATATCTAAGGAAACTCTCAATTTGAACACGAAATTCAACTTGCTACATTCAAATCCAACTCGGACACGACACGACACGACACAAACTCATTAATGATACGATATAATATGAGTTGGCATGACATGTTAACGATCTGATAATGACCCGAGCTTGATTTACATCATTAAAACTATATTACGATAAAAACTTGATTTTCAAGAACCTAGagaataaaactaatattttcaattttaaaaagaataaaaaataattaaaataataatattatttttaatggatCATTTGAACCCAACTTAATCCAAAATAATCGGATTTCTAACGAGTCAATCCAATAAGAACACGAATCCAGTAAGACTTAATTCATACCCATTAATTTCATATATGTTTGTGTCGGATTATCATGTTGTATCAACATTATTTGCCTTACCTTTTAGAGTATTACTGTTATAAGAATAGTTTTTTCAACAATAATATTGCAacgttagaaaaaaaaatatactccatatatgtaaaaataaaacCAATTTCGTGTTGAAACTTAAACCTAGTTTAATTATGACTCTATTTTCTACTCTCCTATTTGTAGTAGTTTGATGTTTTACAATACAAGGCTCTTGGTTGGGTTTATTCGAAGGTAAAATCTGCTATGCCCAAATATCCATTCATCTTCATCCAATTGCCGGCGAAGcataattgaaaatttgaaatactATAAAACCCCAATTCAATTCAACATTTTGCATCGAAGCTTTTTCAACAATGTCGCGCTCTATTGATTTCATCTCCAAAACCATTCCTGGTAAGTATGTTTTATGGCTTTATGCATACATAATGTGTGCATAGTTGCGCGCTCTAAACATTCATGCGCCAAGGCTTTGGTGAAGAGTTAGTATTTCGTTTAATTTTGGCATTGGTTGCGGATGATTTTGCTTGTTTTGAAGACTCCTACCATCTGTTTGCTGAAATGCGTGGTtgcataatttattaatttcagAGTCGAGTGGAATTATGTGTTCGGTTTCTTAGAGCTGATACATTTTTTTAGGTTGGTGGCTTGCTTTCAGCTGACCTAATCTGAAGTTGAAATTTGCAGATAAGAAGCATATCTTGAGATTAAGATTAAGTGCTGGCACTGTACTCGAAGATTAGGAAACAGTACAAGTGTCTGTGGTCTTGATTGATGATGTATGTTGATTTAGATGCTAGAACAAAAGGACAGGAAAACCTTTCATCTGGCCTTTGCTCTATTTTAAGAGCAATGCTTTCTTTtgcccttttcttttcctttttaaaatACAAACAAATGTGACCTTTAGAAAATTGAGATGAAATATCTGAATTATGACCTATTGCAGAAAACAGGAATATAATATTTCTCCTAAAACAGAGAGGAGAATGaggaaataataattcaagCCATCCAATCAGTGGCTCTATTTGCTAACCTATTTGTGTTTATAACTCAACTGCACTAAATTTGCTTATGGAAGTTTCTTGTTCCTGCAATTATGGGCCGTCTTTGATAGCCAAAATGTACTCTCCACAACAGTCCTTGGCTTCATAATATTCTTCCAACTTCCATGTGAACATACCAATGGTTTATGAACAATTTCTTTGATTCTTAACTCTGTTTTTCTCATCATGCAAATATCTACACTCATTCTCCATTGAGCAAACATCTACACTCAATTCTCCACAAAAAGGAAACTGGTTTCGCCAATTCCAAACACTGGTTTTGTTTTACTAGTTAATAAAAGGAAACAGTTTTATTTTATGCTTCTTGGGCTTATTAGCCTTATTTGTTTAAAATATAGCTTCTCAGTTTTTCTTTTCACTTTAGTCTCGTGTGCATGAATTGGTTATAACTTTTGTGTGCTCTGGTGATTCTGAGTGAGGAATTCCTGATGAGCTTATCTTCTAGTTGACACTGTTTAAAACTGGCAAAAGACTTATTAATGTTTCCTAATCACCGTCCACTGCCAAATTCTGGATATTCAACATTGCCAATTTATTGCCATAATTATTCCACCATCCAGAATAATACTTATTTATCTGTGAATTCTGCCTCAAATTACTTGCAATAAGCTCCTAGTATCAGGACTCTTGCTAGTATCAATGTCCAAGTTGGTTTTGGAAACTTCATCATATGTTTCCATTGTCTTAGTCAGGAACTAATGATGTTTTGACATCCTTCCCTAATCTCATTGCAGGATATGGGCCCTCTGATAGCAGTCCTCTACCCTGCTCTGGAATTTCTGGGAAAGCACTGTCCTTATCACATAGATCTTGTCGTGAACACAAGCTCGTTTCAGATGTCAAGTTTTTTCCTTTGAGATGTGTTTCTAGGTACACATCTTCTGTGTGTAATGCAAGTTCTAGCAACTATAGGAGAAACCCGGATTTCCCTAATAATCAAAGAAGGCATGGATACTCCCGCAATAGGAATAGGCAAAATGAAACAAGAGAAGAGTGTGATGACCATGAAGAATTCGAAACTCTCTCTTCCAAAAACGGACCACTTCTTTCTGCATCAAACCATAAATATCAGGCAACTGCAACTACTGGTCCTAGAGAAAAGGAAATTGTTGAATTATTCCGTAAGGTGCAGGCCCAACTACGTGAAAGAGCAGCAATGAAGGAAGGAAAGAAAATTGAGGAGTCTCAGACAAAAAGCAAAGAGAGTGAAACTGTTGATTCTCTACTCAAGCTTTTGAGGAAACACTCAGTTCAGCAAGGGAAGAAGAGCTACACCACCGCCAATTGCAGGGACTTCATCCTGGATCAGGATGAACAGACTGCCCCGTCGACAGAGGAAGGAAGCACAAGCGTCTCATACTCAAACTCCACTAGTAGCGTGAAGCATGAGGCGCAAGAATCCCCAATCCCACGTCTCACCCGACCAAAGTCAAACTTCCGGAAAAGATCACCAGTCCCTGAAATCAAATTCCAGCCTGTTTATGCCGAAGACTCTATCTCGGAGGACACTGTGGACACTGAAAGAAAGTGGAGTCGTGCGGAACCAGAGGCCCAAGACGACATCCAGGTTGTTGAATATGATTCAGAATCTGAAGTCGAGCCATTCACTTCAGAAATAGATGCTTTTGATGAAACTTCAGGGATTGTTGAAACGGAGAATGAAGATGTAGCAAAAGAAGATGACGTGGACGAGGCCATCAGTTTGAACGGAATGAAGCTGGCTGAATTGAGAGCCCTTGCCAAGTCGCGTGGCATGAAAGGATTCTCAAAGTTGAAAAAGAGTGAACTGATTGAGTTGCTGAGTGGTGGATCAGTATGATTACCGATCACGTAAAGACACGATGGAGGTTTTGCTTTTGCTCTCTCTTTTCTTGTTAGGTGTGCTTTCTTTGTTGCAAGATCTCTTCGTTCACTTGGTACTTTGCTAAAGTTGGACCTGCCTGTCTTCTCTATTTGATTCTTAATAGGGCCAGACTTGTTAATATTCAAAGAATATATGTAAAATATCAAAACCAGAGTCATTGTCTTCTGTGAACTGAATTATGATTTATTAGTCGCTTTAGTACAgctcaaaataaatttaaacctttgcattattataattttatgtatTGAGTGACATGAGAAAACACATTTACAAACCTTGAAATCATTAAAAGGGAAAATATATTATATGGAACGCCCGGTACCTCTGTCCCTGGCTAGAAGATAGCCGCTTGATTGTCTTCTCGGTGAATGCAGGTCAAGTGCACCTACAGATGCTTGGGGATAAGGCGGATGATGTATGTCAAGATGCGCCTTAAAGGGCGGCCGTGTGCTTCCCAGATGTGATAAGAGAGACCACTATCACGTCGTCCATCTCGATCCAAAAATGTTTCGGAGTGTTGTAGAAGATTTGATAGTAATAAGATAATGATCGGATAGACAAGATGGAAGTTCACCCAACTTGAACGAATTCAAGAACGTAGTTTGTAGAATGATGCTACATGAATGTGAACATTAATTTgataagttttaaatttatagtgTCCATTCAGTACACGGAATtggaattaaatttgaattagaaTTCTACGGAATTGAATTTAAAGgatttgaattataattcaatttcaaatagTTTGTTTGGTAAAAATGATAGGAAATTGAATATATAGAAATTATGCACCCAATCACTAGAGTGTGTGcatctgtgtgtgtgtgtcactGTGTGTGTATGTTATTGTCTGAGTATGTATGattgtgtgtgtgcgcgcgcgTGACTGTGGCATGTGAGTGTGTAACTATCTGAGAGGTGCAACTTTGTGCGTGTGAAACTATGTAACTGAATGTGCGTGTGACTttgtatatgtatgtgtgtgtgactGTGTTGTGtgtgctttttttatgaagtgtGTATAAGTGTCCATTTTCATAGCTATTGGAAATTctaattctttatttttgatatggaattcaaaCTTTGGAATTGAGAGGAATTTGAGTTGTAATTCAATTCCCAATCCAGATATTCTGCGGTACCAAACATCGGATTTGAAATTGAAGGCTCTAATTCCAATTCCATAGCCACAATTTCATTGTACCGAACGGAGCCTCAATGAATTTACAATTCAAAGAGGGAACTTAAGAAAATTAATGCAAAAATTATTACAAAGTTAGTACTCCATATGCCATGCCCaaaaaagatgtcacactttcttttttaatttgttcctcaaaagatgtcacattttcttttttagaaaaagttatcTCACGTAAatgtaaatataatattttttctcatcatcaacacacaaaacaatatctcttaaaatctcgtgtcattctCAAGTATGTCAtatactatgggacggagggagtatttatttacttCTGTCAAAGTGCATGGAAAGACCGGAATAGCCTTGATATTGTGAGAAAAAAACATAATAACTTCAAAAATTTGTATTTAAGCGCCAATATCTCTTAAAATAACAAAGTTAGGAACAAAAACACACATCGATTGGTGGGTGCTAACTGCCTGGGAAGTCATCCTAGTAAGATTGGAGATGTCGCCACCCGCTTTTGACCAACTAATTTACAGCTTCAAGTTAAAAGCAGGATTAATGGAATGAGGTGGTAAACTCACCCATCAACAATAATAGAAAACTGTAATTTGCCATCAGGAATCAACATTGGCTAGCAACCTTCCCTACCTGTGCGCCACCCTCTTTCACCCAGGTATTCGTCCGAGGTCTTTTGCGAGGACCGGCTGACTGGGGGAACGGAGCCAAGTTCACAAATTCCCAAGGATATGCAGGAGCAGCATTACTTGTTTTCATTTGGCTTGACTGATGTTGAGGAGGCTGTCTCCAGTCAGGGGAAGAGCAATTATTTGAGAATGCATCAGAATTTTTGGCCTCGCGGCAACGTTTTCGTTTTCGTCGTGCCCACTTACTCGTCTCCTGGGATCGATTGCATCTCCCATGTTTTTCACTACTATCCGAGGGTGATGGGATCCTCCGTCTCAAGCCAGCTTGAGACGCTTCTAATTGCTTTATTCTTGCTGTGAAGGTGATTGGGGAGTAGTCAGATTCAAGCCCATACTTGACAATATGTTCGATTCCAAGACGCAGAGCAGCAATCTCAGCTGCATTCGCCTTCTGATATCAAACACATCATAATCTGAGTCATCATCTAGCTATTTATAGCGACGAGAAATGGTTTAAGGAGCAGTATGGTACCTGTGCTGCAGAAGTGTTATGTTCCCTTCTACATAGGGCATTTGCTGACTTCTTGGAATGTGATGCATAATAATTGAGGATCTCTGACTGTGAAAACATGTGCTGAAGCTGATATTCAAAAACGTATGTGCTTGCAAGAAGATAGTGCTTCTCATTCATTAATACCTTAATATAACCTATGATACAAGAAAGAAATGCTCTTCAGCTAATGAAATGATATGCTAATACAAGAAGATATCTTACTATATACCAGGAACACAAACTACTAATACATACGGAGATTCATGAATATCCCGAGAGATTCAACTAGATACAGCAAGGGCAATTatctattaataaaattaattagtaaCGGGACCAAAGGTTAGTCCAAATCCAGATCATGAAACGCGGCTAGAATTACTATGTTCTAAAATGCATG
This sequence is a window from Salvia splendens isolate huo1 chromosome 14, SspV2, whole genome shotgun sequence. Protein-coding genes within it:
- the LOC121764788 gene encoding rho-N domain-containing protein 1, chloroplastic-like, yielding MSRSIDFISKTIPGYGPSDSSPLPCSGISGKALSLSHRSCREHKLVSDVKFFPLRCVSRYTSSVCNASSSNYRRNPDFPNNQRRHGYSRNRNRQNETREECDDHEEFETLSSKNGPLLSASNHKYQATATTGPREKEIVELFRKVQAQLRERAAMKEGKKIEESQTKSKESETVDSLLKLLRKHSVQQGKKSYTTANCRDFILDQDEQTAPSTEEGSTSVSYSNSTSSVKHEAQESPIPRLTRPKSNFRKRSPVPEIKFQPVYAEDSISEDTVDTERKWSRAEPEAQDDIQVVEYDSESEVEPFTSEIDAFDETSGIVETENEDVAKEDDVDEAISLNGMKLAELRALAKSRGMKGFSKLKKSELIELLSGGSV